In the Procambarus clarkii isolate CNS0578487 chromosome 70, FALCON_Pclarkii_2.0, whole genome shotgun sequence genome, aggtcgcgtttgcaggcatctttgaaacgcagctgaggtcttccggtgggtctccttcctgatgccagttctccatacaagaggtccttcggtatgtggccatcttccatgcgtgtgacatgtcccagccatcgcatgcgtctctgcttcaggagagtgaacattgaagggactcctcctgttctctcgagtactgtgttgttggtgacgtggtctttccacatgatgtcaaggatgcgtctcaggttccgcatgtgataggtattgagccgtctctcctggcgagagcgcagggtccaggattccgagccgtagagaagtgtactcaccacacatgccatgtagacttgtgccttggtgtgcactgtcagtttgtcattttcccaaacgcgctttgtgagcctggccaatACGCCTGTTGAGTTCAGTGCCCAGGGAAAgagtgtctgagattgtggagcccaggtacacaaactcgtgaactgcctccagcacatagtaTGCGATGTTTATACAGGTTAGCTCATTGACGTCTTGTCCCATTACCTATGTCTTCTGCAGGatgattgtcaggccgaatgcagaacaggctgcggcaaagcggttgagtagctgctgcaggccttctgctgtgtgtggggtgattgctgcgtcgtcggcgatgAGGTACTCtctgaggattcgcatctgtactttcgtctttgctcggagtctggatagattatagagctttccatcagatcttgtacagagatagatgccttctgtggttgttccaaaggcatgcttgacgaggatcgcgaagaagatgccgaacaggATTGGAGCAAGAATgcacccctgtttaacaccactgttgatgttAAATGGTTCAGAAattgagccgtcgtacacgactgtccccttcatgtccttgtggaacgattgtatcatactgagtggggtgagagggcagtcaattttggccaagatcttgaagagtccgtccctgctcacgaggtcaaaggcctttgtaaggtcaatgaaggcgatATACAGGGCTTTttcctgctccctgcacttttcttgaagctatctcagggagaacaccatgtcagtggtcgacctcttctgctcggaaaccacactgtgactcagggtacactctttcagcaagaatctgaagcctgaccaagacgaccctggcgaagagtttgctgaggagggagatgcagtgatagttgtttacatcgcttctgtcacctttatttttgtagagattgatgatgtttgcatctctcatgtcttgtggcaccgagccctccctccagcactggcacagaggttcatgaagctcagttttaagtgtttCATGAGTGCACTTGAGAATttcaggcggaatcccgtcgtctcctggggccttccctgaggaaagtgaatccactgctttctcaacttcttccagtcggttcaaggtcaagttcttccatg is a window encoding:
- the LOC138356024 gene encoding uncharacterized protein, which produces MIQSFHKDMKGTVVYDGSISEPFNINSGVKQGCILAPILFGIFFAILVKHAFGTTTEGIYLCTRSDGKLYNLSRLRAKTKVQMRILREYLIADDAAITPHTAEGLQQLLNRFAAACSAFGLTIILQKT